The Thamnophis elegans isolate rThaEle1 chromosome Z, rThaEle1.pri, whole genome shotgun sequence genome contains a region encoding:
- the FERD3L gene encoding fer3-like protein, whose product MSVSPSMLDLLANLTENQSAGEIPCVDLYTCSTSVASLGQTPLSAAEGLLALEGREVEMEEEEEEEEERRVVRRTAFLGRPKRKRIITSTQRQAANIRERKRMFNLNEAFEQLRRKVPTFAYEKRLSRIETLRLAIVYISFMTELLEGDQAS is encoded by the coding sequence ATGTCTGTGTCCCCGTCCATGCTCGATTTGCTGGCCAATTTGACTGAGAATCAGTCCGCCGGGGAGATTCCTTGCGTGGATCTCTACACGTGTTCTACTTCTGTGGCATCCTTGGGCCAAACACCTTTGTCCGCTGCGGAAGGGCTGCTGGCTTTGGAAGGAAGAGAAGtcgagatggaggaagaggaggaggaggaagaagaaagacggGTGGTGAGACGAACTGCTTTCTTGGGCAGGCCCAAAAGAAAACGGATCATCACCTCCACGCAGCGCCAGGCAGCCAACATCCGGGAAAGGAAGAGGATGTTCAACCTCAACGAAGCCTTTGAGCAGCTGAGGAGGAAGGTCCCTACATTTGCGTACGAGAAGCGTCTTTCCCGGATCGAGACCTTGCGCCTGGCAATCGTCTACATCTCCTTTATGACGGAGCTTCTGGAAGGCGACCAAGCTAGCTAA